The nucleotide window tttataaGTTTGGTATATAAGTTTTCCACCAAAACTTTTAGGGAAAAACTCCATAATCTAAAAATAATACATCTTCAAAAACTGAATACTAGATTGTGTTGCATTTTTGTAGGGATTATAAGTTCAAAAAtacttttataaataatattagttagttGAAAAAAACTGCATGTTATTCAATTCGTTGGTGTATAGGTTCTATATATAGTATAATTCATTAGTTTTTTTCACTTCaagaaatttcttgttctttagAATCTTGGTTTACAGGGAGTCAGGGACTTCAATTTTCTGTTCTGTATAACTTTGATTTATTCTTTATGCTCACACTTAACATTCATCTTATTTATTATTCAATGGTTTTGGAGCTTTAGTATTCATCCTTTCAGATCTTTACACATGTATGTATGTTTCTAAAACATGATGTattgtttgttttatttatattatatgttTAACTGTGAACATCGTTTCTATCCTATATCATATATAACGGTAACATGATAAAAATATGTAGCTAAAATACTTAACATTTTTTTTCAGTTCCCCAAACTGCTCCAGCTACTACTGATCTATCAGTTAAAGAGGAGAACAGAGGAGAAACTCATCCTTCAAAGGATGTAATAATCAAACAAGAAGAGATACAAGAAATTCTGGAGGACGCTGATCTCAATAATAACAAATGGTGGTGTGACAATATAGATGACAACCTTGAGATGTTTAAGCCGTATGATTACTAAACTGATCTCATCATGATGGAAAGAACCTAACACTTGAGCTTTTAGTTTTCAACTTTTATATTTAAGACTTATATTTCCCTATACGTGTGTTgatttatataacttttatttatatTCAAGACTTATTTTTTCTTATTCGCGTGTTACTTTATTGCATCAATGGTTTATTAGAGTACTTGATAATTTAAATTCTAAATTTAATAATTACTAGACATGTGTAacacttatgacatatatccaccacaataatgctaccataaatattatacgaataacaAACTACCAGAAATGAATTATACGAATAACAAACTACTAGAAACAAATACCGGTATACAAAGTATTCTCCCTATCGCATCGCGCGGACACCCTACTAGTAAAAATATATAATAAGTGAACACATCACACACGAGTTTACTTCTCAATAAATACGTGACCATATTTACGTTTGTTCTTTTTTTCCACGTATGATCAGATCTTTTTTAAAAGTATATTAGATCCacttttatttttctattttcactttttttttatgcacacactttatttttacttctattttcacttttttttatgcacacactttatttttacaattatttttatattttcacTTTTTATGCATACACTTTATTTTTACAGTTTTATTTAAAGTGAGCTACTTTAAtaaattttaaaacatatatgTGGTTTGTAAAATAAAATAGACGTGTGAACTACTTTACATATATCATTatcaaaaataaaattaactatcTTTTTTTATTTATGAGAATATTAAACTTTTAATTATGAACGTGTGAACGTCGATTATATAGGCTTAAAATGGAAATCTTGAATTGAGTTAGTTGGCATTATTCGGTACTATGTAAGGAAACTTGGATAGCTTTGAAGTGCGAAATGTCTTTTATGCCCCCTGGTATTCCTTGCTCTGTACGCTTTTGTATGAACCGACTGATAGACTTCAAGAAATTTTCATATAAACCCCTCAAAATTGTAGCTATTCCCATTTTCACCCTCCATTATTATAAAATAGGCAGATTTAACGAAcgttattaaaaattaaaaaaataatcaaCTGTTGTAGTTTACTAGCATTTTATACATGGTCACATCATCACAATGTTAAAAAGTGATATTTATAAAAGCTCAAAATAGAAAAATACAATTTTATAAAACCAAATTATGTAACTAACAAATAGCAAAGATGGTGGTCCTCACAACCAGCAGCGAAGCATCTTCATGGCTGGGGGTTTCTCGGCCCCACCTGTTTTTTCGCTCATTGTATTAGTTTTATCGAAAATTCTGAAATTTTTTTATAGTGTAAAATATTGAATATTTAAAAGTTCGACCAACTAATATTTTGTTCAAACTCCGCCACCGCTCACAACTTTTACAAGTGGTGGATCTAGAAAATCCGCATAGGGGTAACGTTTCAGAGAAAAGGGGGTAACGAAATGGAAAAAaagtcaaatttttccaaaatttacactattGTCGGAGCGTCACCGGAACATCAAGGGGCAACGGACGTTACCCCTTGTAACACTATAGGTCCGCCCCTGACTTCTACTGTTTATAAGAATGCCCAATACCCAAGACTTTAGTCTTATAAAATCAAACGCTTAATGCCAATGAAGTGGTGGTGGAGTGATAAGGGAGAGACTTGGTGTTCTAAGGGACCCAAGTTCGATTCCTGATCTCCCCATTATTTTCCGCGACACCTGATGATGATAGGAGACTAAGCGAAAAaggtggagatcgctagttcgatccttgaactgagcgggttttatctcaccgcactgtcgtgccttcgagCGAGTGTTCACGGGTTTCAGTCCTAGGTGAGGGTTTTTCCCGGTTCGGATGCGAGTGTAACCCGATGTGATGAATTTCGCCAATAGCCTATTTGAaagattcgttggccgttcaaaaaaaaccAAACGCTAACAAAACACGCAAGTAGTGCACCTCAACACTCAAAACTTTGGTGCATAAATCAGAAAGCAAACAACATTACAAGTACCAAAAGAATAAATTCAGTTCAATTTCTTATTATAAATTCTCCCCCTTCTTAGCCTCTCACTCTTTttccatttcaaaattttattttattattataacattataacaataataacaataatgatCTGAACACAGCAAGCAGTTAACCTAGGGTTCCAGATCCAACGGCCACCACCACTTCACCGTCATCACTCACCGTAacggccgccaccaccaccaccaccaccaccgtctgaTGTCACCAGGTACATACATATAACATACACACATGTATGTCATAACATATCGAAGACTTTCGCTTTCTAAATAACGAAAAGTGTGTTCCTAGAACAATCCGGATCTAATTCGAGTATATGACCGTACGATCCTGTAATTCTGTATCGATTATTGATTATATGTGTGTACAAGTGTATGTAGATGTGTAATTTTTAGCTGTTGTTGGggaattagggttagggtttcgaattgACGTCATCGGTGTTGAAAATTGTGAGATAGTGACGGGAGTTAGGGGGGAACGGTTGCCGGAGGTGGTGAGGACTCATCGGAAGAGAGTACGGACGGTGCCGGTGCCGATGCCGTCGGTGGAGATGAGGAGGACTACTAGGGTTTTTGGGGCTAGGGTTTTAAGGTCAGGGAGGAGGTTGTTTAGTGGTCCAGTGGTTTTTAAACATATGCGAAGAGCTCCGTTAGCTGCTGCGAATGTTGGAGATGATTGGATTGAGTTGCTGGATaacggcggtggtggcggtggtggtgagtGTAAAGAGAATGGATGGCGTAATTCTGATGATGACGCCATGATTAAGTTAGGGAGATCGAGGGAAGTCTGTTCTGTTAAGGTTGTTGATTGTGATGGTCATGGTCGGTCTTTAACGGAGAATAGGCGTTGGGGTTTGGTTTATTCTAGGAAAAGAACGAGGAGTGAATCGATCGGATGTGGTGATTTAGATAAAAAATTTGGGAAAAAGTTTTCCAGGAAGCAATCTGGAAAGAACGATGTTGCTGACGTGTCACCCTCGTCTGTTTTGATACCAGATGTCAACACCACCGAGACTCTTTTATCTTTAAAATCTAAGAAAAAGAAGCTAATGCGGGTCTCGGTCTCTAAATCAACCCGCCTAAGAAATCGTGTTAGCGTACACCATGGCATCCAAAAACGACGAAGTTCTTTAAGATCAAGTAAACTAAGAAACCCTTCAAATTTTGGAAATTTCAAATTTGACTTTCCAATGAAGTCAAATCCAGTGATCTCAAATCCGACTCAGAAAACTAGTATTAAAGAACTCAAGGAGTTAACACAAGATATAGATTCCGCAAGTTGCAATGCAAGTATATTAGTGATAGAATCTGACAGGTGTCATCGAGAGATCGGAGCTGTTATCACAATGGAAATGATTGGTCCCAAACAATGGTTTCTTGTAGTTAAAAAAAACGGGGTCGAGAGGTTTCGGGTCGAGGCTCTAAACGTAATGAGACCGTGTTTTTGCAACCGGGTCACTCACGCCATAATATGGGCTGGCGGTGACGAAAGTTGGCGACTTGAATTTCCGAATCGACAAGATTGGTTTGTTTTCAAGGAATTGTACCGAAGATGTTCTGAAAGAACCGTACGTGTGCAGAGTTCGTTAGCAAGCATCATACCCGTGCCCCGCGTGAACGAAGTATCAAACTACGCAGATGAAAAATACGTACCGTTCAAGATGCCCGATTTGTATATCAGTATGGGAGGTGATGAAGTTTCTAGAACGTTGGAAAAGAGTGATCCTGTTTACGACATGGATTCTGATGACGACGAGTGGTTAAATAAGTTTAACGATGGGTGTGAATCGTGTGATACAAGGGTTGATGAagatatttttgagaaaataattgATGCTTTTGAACGAGGGTTTTATTGCACTCCAGATGATTATTCTGATGTAACAACGGTTGTTGATCGGTGTTCGACTCTGGCATCAAAGGATGTTTTGAAAGCTGTTTTTGATTATTGGTTTGCTAAACGGAAGAAGCGTTCTGCACTTATACGCGTCTTTcaggttaaaaaaaaaaactatgaacATTATTATTTGTATAAACTGTTAAGTGTCGAAGTGTGCATATCTGACATATGTGTCTCATGGATTATCGTTGCAGCTTTACAAACCGAAAAGATTCGAGCAACTAAATTTCAAATCGGTTCTGCGCAAGAAGAGGTCGTTTAGACAACGTGGGACCCAAGCTGGAAGAGGAAAGCAACTAACTTTCTTGAAAGGTGTGTGCTCCTTCTAGAATAACGGTTTGTTCAAAACTTGTTGAAACCAACTGAACTGCGGAAACCGAAGCAAGGCAGCCAGTTTGAGATCCGAACGGTTCGGTTTTTTGTGGTTtggattggtttggtttgaaACTTCGATGCGGTTGTGTAAAACCAAATTGGCTGTTTAATCTTTTTTTCCATATATGTCTTTTCATTTTCAGAatgtgtaaaatgctattttcgTTCAGTTGGTTtcaacaaaaaagacggaaatacctttgagttaacggagaaaaatggatggagttaacgaactggatgaaaatggcaagatttcaaatcatttggatccagatgcaaaagaacaaacctttggacgaaagtcgcaaaactagccaaacctcggttacgaaaatagcattttactctaataaaattggtttaagcCGCTAAAACTGAAACATTAAATTGCTAAACCGTTAAAACCACCCAGCCCGATCGGTTTGATTTGTCGTTTTCTGAAACGTAAAGTTAATCATTCGGTTTATGTGTCGGCCTTTTGGATTTTTCACTAATAACCAAAAGTGAAAATATATTTTCAGCGGCCTTATACGAAAAGACATTAACTGCGGCAACAGAGGCAGAGGACACCACTACCAAAGTTGAAGAAACCGAAGCGGCGGCAAACTGGGCAGAACAGGCGG belongs to Helianthus annuus cultivar XRQ/B chromosome 5, HanXRQr2.0-SUNRISE, whole genome shotgun sequence and includes:
- the LOC110941050 gene encoding uncharacterized protein LOC110941050 encodes the protein MPSVEMRRTTRVFGARVLRSGRRLFSGPVVFKHMRRAPLAAANVGDDWIELLDNGGGGGGGECKENGWRNSDDDAMIKLGRSREVCSVKVVDCDGHGRSLTENRRWGLVYSRKRTRSESIGCGDLDKKFGKKFSRKQSGKNDVADVSPSSVLIPDVNTTETLLSLKSKKKKLMRVSVSKSTRLRNRVSVHHGIQKRRSSLRSSKLRNPSNFGNFKFDFPMKSNPVISNPTQKTSIKELKELTQDIDSASCNASILVIESDRCHREIGAVITMEMIGPKQWFLVVKKNGVERFRVEALNVMRPCFCNRVTHAIIWAGGDESWRLEFPNRQDWFVFKELYRRCSERTVRVQSSLASIIPVPRVNEVSNYADEKYVPFKMPDLYISMGGDEVSRTLEKSDPVYDMDSDDDEWLNKFNDGCESCDTRVDEDIFEKIIDAFERGFYCTPDDYSDVTTVVDRCSTLASKDVLKAVFDYWFAKRKKRSALIRVFQLYKPKRFEQLNFKSVLRKKRSFRQRGTQAGRGKQLTFLKAALYEKTLTAATEAEDTTTKVEETEAAANWAEQAAVVKRQRAQRLMKVADLLTYKAAISVKIAESRATSDHTNDELFLTGE